From a region of the Vicia villosa cultivar HV-30 ecotype Madison, WI unplaced genomic scaffold, Vvil1.0 ctg.003033F_1_1, whole genome shotgun sequence genome:
- the LOC131640294 gene encoding chloroplast envelope quinone oxidoreductase homolog, whose translation MADKLMQAVQYDSYGGGASGLKHVEVPVPTPKDDEVLLKLEATSINPVDWKIQKGALRAMLMPGKFPHIPCTDVSGEVVEVGQQVKDFKAGDKVVAKLSTQYGGGLAEFAVASEILIAARPSEVSAAEAAGLPVAGLTAHDALTEIGGIKLDGSDPKNVLVTAASGGVGLYAVQLAKLGSNHVTATCGARNIDLVKGLGADEVLDYKTPEGVSLKSPSGKKYDAVINCTTGIRWSTFDPNLAKNGVVVDLTPSPRSMFTFALKKLTFSKKRSVPFIVSVKADGLKHLAQLVKDGKLKTIIDSKFPLSKAEDAWAKSIDGHATGKIIVEL comes from the exons ATGGCTGACAAACTTATGCAAGCGGTTCAGTATGATTCCTATGGCGGAGGTGCATCCGGATTGAAG CATGTTGAAGTTCCTGTTCCCACTCCAAAGGATGATGAAGTTTTACTCAAATTGGAAGCGACTAGCATTAATCCAGTTGATTGGAAGATTCAGAAGGGTGCTCTTCGCGCAATGCTTATGCCGGGAAAATTTCCCCATATACCTT GCACTGATGTGTCAGGAGAGGTAGTAGAGGTTGGACAGCAAGTGAAGGATTTTAAAGCTGGTGATAAAGTTGTTGCTAAACTATCAACTCAA TATGGAGGTGGACTAGCTGAGTTTGCAGTGGCTAGCGAGATCTTAATAGCTGCCAGACCATCTGAAGTTTCAGCTGCTGAAGCTGCAGGTTTACCTGTAGCCGGTCTCACAGCTCATGATGCGCTCACAGAAATTGGAGGAATTAAGCTTGATGGGAGCGACCCCAAGAATGTTTTGGTAACTGCTGCTTCAGGCGGTGTTGGTCTTTATGCTGTTCAACTTGCCAAACTAGGAAGCAACCATGTGACAGCCACCTGCGGCGCTCGCAACATTGACTTAGTTAAGGGCTTAGGTGCTGACGAGGTTCTTGACTACAAAACTCCAGAGGGAGTATCATTAAAGAGTCCGTCTGGTAAGAAATACGATGCAGTGATAAATTGCACCACAGGAATACGATGGTCAACTTTTGATCCTAATTTGGCTAAAAACGGAGTTGTGGTGGATTTAACACCTAGCCCAAGATCAATGTTTACTTTTGCCCTGAAGAAACTTACTTTTTCGAAGAAGCGGTCGGTGCCTTTTATTGTATCTGTCAAGGCCGATGGCTTGAAACATCTTGCTCAGTTAGTGAAGGATGGAAAACTGAAGACAATCATTGACTCCAAGTTTCCTTTGAGCAAAGCTGAAGATGCTTGGGCTAAGAGCATTGATGGCCATGCTACTGGAAAAATCATTGTGGAACTATAG
- the LOC131640295 gene encoding GCN5-related N-acetyltransferase 10, chloroplastic-like encodes MAHLFSRTSYTSHKLVICSNIRYYDVRTTPRNACYRVRRGKTWNGSMLQCCSSSSRSSSQQSYCADQKVNLQTENDSENLKQKFEILACEYGWRIRRLIVNTDEIKMAAQVQAEAFHVPMALFNDLFFHFFKAEVLSGLLYKLKCSPPNRYACLVAENDQDSPNELVGVIDVTVMRDQDVLEHLPDDAQEYLYVSGIAVSSAFRRMKIGTVMLKACDMLSNLWGFEFLVLRAYEEDVGARTLYTNAGYEVVSKDPPWTSNWIGRKCRVLMIKRISLFP; translated from the exons ATGGCTCATTTATTTTCAAGAACCTCTTACACTTCTCATAAACTAGTTATATGTTCAAATATTAGGTATTATGATGTTAGAACAACACCAAGAAATGCATGTTATAGAGTTAGAAGAGGAAAAACATGGAATGGTTCAATGTTACAATGCTGCAGCAGTAGTAGTAGAAGCAGTTCACAACAATCATATTGTGCTGATCAGAAAGTGAACTTGCAAACTGAGAATGATAGTGAAAATTTGAAGCAAAAGTTTGAGATTTTGGCTTGTGAATATGGATGGAGGATAAGGAGATTAATTGTGAATACTGATGAGATaaaaatggctgctcaagttCAAGCTGAGGCTTTTCATGTCCCTATGGCTCTTTTCAATGACTTGTTCTTTCACTTCTTTAAG GCTGAAGTGCTATCAGGGCTTCTTTACAAGCTTAAATGCTCACCTCCCAATAG GTATGCTTGTTTGGTTGCTGAGAATGATCAAGATTCACCAAATGAACTTGTTGGTGTCATAGATGTAACTGTAATGAGAGATCAAGATGTTCTTGAACATCTTCCAGATGATGCGCAAGAGTATCTTTACGTTTCAGGAATAGCTGTCTCCAGTGCTTTCAG GAGGATGAAAATAGGGACTGTAATGTTGAAAGCATGTGACATGCTTTCGAATTTGTGGGGTTTTGAGTTTCTTGTTCTTAGGGCTTATGAAGAAGATGTGGGTGCTAGAACATTGTACACAAATGCTGGTTACGAAGTTGTGTCAAAAGATCCACCATGGACGAGTAATTGGATTGGAAGGAAATGTCGAGTTCTTATGATCAAAAGAATTAGTTTATTTCCTTAG